A genomic stretch from Solanum stenotomum isolate F172 chromosome 8, ASM1918654v1, whole genome shotgun sequence includes:
- the LOC125874328 gene encoding photosystem I reaction center subunit IV A, chloroplastic, giving the protein MASCNMASAASSFLVATPNVASNTTSRTNMLFFPSNKITTTPRLVVRAAAEEAAAPATAAATAEPAVETKAAKPPPIGPKRGSKVRVLRKESYWYKGTGSVVAVDQDPKTRYPVVVRFNKVNYANVSTNNYALDEIEEV; this is encoded by the exons ATGGCAAGTTGTAACATGGCTTCTGCTGCATCAAGTTTTTTGGTGGCAACTCCTAATGTTGCCTCCAACACCACTTCCCGCACTAATATGTTGTTTTTTCCCTCCAACAAGATCACCACCACCCCGAGACTCGTCGTAAGGGCGGCCGCGGAAGAGGCTGCCGCACCAGCCACGGCTGCCGCTACTGCTGAACCAGCTGTTGAAACCAAAGCTGCTAAGCCACCCCCAATTGGACCCAAGAGGGGATCCAAG GTGAGAGTTCTTAGGAAGGAATCTTACTGGTATAAGGGCACCGGTTCAGTTGTAGCTGTTGATCAG GATCCAAAAACTCGTTACCCAGTTGTTGTACGATTTAACAAAGTGAATTATGCTAATGTTTCAACCAACAACTATGCATtggatgaaattgaagaagtgTGA